In Trueperaceae bacterium, a genomic segment contains:
- a CDS encoding gluconokinase, GntK/IdnK-type produces the protein MSGGVDLPLRRIAERLRAADLPDPADVDVVVAVARGGVAPATLVAYELDRPLRRLALNYRDDANVPRYDAPEPQAAVPDVRGLRVLLVDDVSVSGATLRRAAELLDAAHVTTVAFKGRPDAADVVLFPDVPACVRWPWFEDVASDVAARPAGASGPPRAILLAGVSGSGKTTVGRALAERLGWAFVEADDHHPPANVAKMARGEPLDDADREPWLASLRAALDDHLARGEGVVLTSSALKRRYRERLTGDRAEVATFLLHGREALLARHLAERTDHFFDPALLRSQLDTLELPGPGEPARVLDAAPPPDVLVGRILAELDLPASEGDRP, from the coding sequence GTGAGCGGCGGGGTGGACCTCCCGCTGCGCCGCATCGCGGAACGCCTGCGCGCGGCCGACCTGCCCGACCCGGCCGACGTCGACGTCGTCGTCGCCGTCGCGCGGGGCGGCGTCGCGCCCGCGACGCTCGTGGCGTACGAACTCGACCGGCCGCTCCGCCGCCTGGCGCTGAACTACCGCGACGACGCGAACGTCCCGCGCTACGACGCGCCGGAACCGCAGGCGGCCGTGCCCGACGTACGCGGCCTGCGGGTGCTGCTCGTCGACGACGTGTCGGTGAGCGGCGCGACGCTGCGCCGCGCCGCGGAGCTGCTGGACGCCGCGCACGTCACCACCGTCGCCTTCAAGGGGCGCCCCGACGCCGCCGACGTGGTGCTGTTCCCCGACGTGCCCGCCTGCGTCCGTTGGCCCTGGTTCGAGGACGTCGCGAGCGACGTCGCCGCCCGCCCCGCCGGCGCGAGCGGACCGCCGCGCGCCATCCTGCTGGCGGGGGTGTCGGGCTCCGGCAAGACGACCGTGGGCCGCGCCCTCGCCGAGCGCTTGGGGTGGGCGTTCGTCGAGGCGGACGACCACCACCCGCCCGCGAACGTCGCCAAGATGGCGCGCGGGGAGCCGCTCGACGACGCCGACCGCGAACCGTGGCTCGCGTCGCTCCGCGCGGCGCTCGACGACCACCTGGCGCGCGGCGAGGGGGTCGTGCTGACCTCGAGCGCCCTCAAGCGCCGCTACCGCGAACGCCTGACCGGCGACCGTGCGGAGGTCGCGACGTTCCTGCTGCACGGCCGTGAAGCGCTCCTCGCCCGCCACCTCGCGGAGCGCACCGACCACTTCTTCGACCCCGCGCTGCTGCGCAGCCAACTCGACACCCTGGAGCTGCCCGGACCCGGCGAGCCGGCCCGCGTCCTGGACGCCGCCCCGCCCCCCGACGTGCTCGTGGGGCGGATCCTGGCCGAGCTCGACCTCCCGGCCTCGGAAGGAGACCGCCCGTGA
- the uxaC gene encoding glucuronate isomerase → MTHAPREAGGLHPDRVFPADPGVRALARDLYEAIRDLPIVAPHGHVPPALLADPDARFGTPADFFIVPDHYVFRMLYAQGVPMEALGVPTRDGTPVETDPRAIWRTFSAHFHLFRGTPTGLWIRAELADLFDVHEAPDEGNADATYDRIEAALASDAFRPRALFARFGIEVLATTDAASDDLTPHARLQADGLPVVPTFRPDAVMQVHTPGWRDAVARLGAAAGVEIDDLDGFRAALAARRTQFVARGAKASDHGVAQPHVEPLDPADARAIFARGLAGTATEADGAAFASHMLFEMAGMALDDGLAMQLHVGSHRNHHAHVFERFGLDKGADIPVAVDWTRGLHTLLNAYGREPGFRLIPFTLDEATYARELAPLAGHYPALRLGAPWWFFDSVLGMERYLDRTVETAGVYNLAGFNDDTRAFASIPTRHDVWRRAVAAWLAGLQARHLIDERDAPAMARWLAYDAAKAAYGFGSPPNAA, encoded by the coding sequence GTGACCCACGCCCCGAGGGAGGCCGGAGGCCTCCACCCCGACCGCGTGTTCCCCGCCGACCCGGGCGTCCGGGCGCTGGCGCGCGACCTGTACGAGGCGATCCGCGACCTGCCGATCGTGGCGCCGCACGGGCACGTCCCCCCCGCCCTGCTCGCCGACCCGGACGCGCGCTTCGGGACGCCCGCCGACTTCTTCATCGTTCCCGACCACTACGTCTTCCGCATGCTGTACGCGCAGGGGGTGCCCATGGAGGCGCTCGGGGTCCCGACGCGCGACGGGACGCCGGTCGAGACCGACCCGCGCGCCATCTGGCGGACGTTCTCCGCGCACTTCCACCTGTTCCGAGGGACGCCGACGGGGTTGTGGATCCGCGCGGAGTTGGCGGACCTCTTCGACGTGCACGAGGCCCCCGACGAAGGGAACGCGGACGCCACGTACGACCGGATCGAGGCGGCGCTCGCGAGCGACGCCTTCCGACCCCGCGCGCTGTTCGCGCGCTTCGGGATCGAGGTGCTCGCCACGACCGACGCCGCGAGCGACGACCTGACGCCCCACGCCCGCCTGCAGGCCGACGGCCTGCCGGTCGTCCCGACCTTCCGGCCCGACGCCGTGATGCAGGTGCACACGCCCGGGTGGCGCGACGCCGTCGCGCGGCTCGGGGCCGCGGCCGGCGTCGAGATCGACGACCTGGACGGCTTCCGTGCGGCGCTCGCGGCGCGCCGCACGCAGTTCGTGGCGCGCGGCGCGAAGGCCAGCGACCACGGCGTCGCGCAGCCGCACGTCGAGCCGCTCGACCCCGCCGACGCCCGCGCGATCTTCGCGCGCGGCCTGGCGGGGACCGCCACCGAGGCGGACGGCGCGGCGTTCGCGTCGCACATGCTGTTCGAGATGGCCGGCATGGCGCTCGACGACGGCCTCGCGATGCAGCTGCACGTCGGCAGCCATCGCAACCACCACGCGCACGTCTTCGAGCGCTTCGGGCTGGACAAGGGGGCGGACATCCCGGTCGCGGTCGATTGGACGCGGGGCCTGCATACGCTGTTGAACGCGTACGGGCGCGAGCCGGGCTTTCGGTTGATCCCCTTCACCCTCGACGAAGCGACGTACGCCCGCGAGCTCGCCCCGCTCGCGGGGCACTACCCCGCGCTGCGGCTCGGGGCGCCCTGGTGGTTCTTCGACAGCGTCCTCGGCATGGAGCGCTACCTCGACCGCACCGTCGAGACCGCCGGCGTGTACAACCTCGCGGGCTTCAACGACGACACCCGCGCGTTCGCCAGCATCCCCACCCGCCACGACGTGTGGCGGCGCGCCGTCGCCGCCTGGCTGGCGGGCCTGCAGGCCCGGCACCTGATCGACGAACGGGACGCGCCCGCGATGGCGCGCTGGTTGGCGTACGACGCGGCGAAGGCCGCCTACGGCTTCGGGTCCCCCCCGAACGCGGCGTAG